A single Pseudoxanthomonas sp. DNA region contains:
- a CDS encoding helix-turn-helix transcriptional regulator has product MSESADKRSNFARRLKQARLGRGLTQAQLGVLAGMEPDVASTRINQYERGVHEPRSATAKQLAEALGVPAALLYTDDDLLAKLLLRWGSLTKQQKRELVKLVEATPGK; this is encoded by the coding sequence GTGTCCGAATCAGCTGACAAGCGATCGAATTTCGCCAGGCGCCTGAAACAGGCGCGCCTGGGACGAGGCCTGACGCAGGCTCAGCTGGGTGTTTTGGCTGGTATGGAGCCCGACGTGGCGAGCACCCGCATCAACCAGTATGAGCGTGGCGTCCATGAGCCGCGCTCGGCCACGGCCAAGCAGCTGGCCGAGGCCTTGGGCGTTCCGGCCGCCTTACTCTATACCGATGACGATCTGCTGGCCAAGCTGCTGCTTCGGTGGGGATCACTGACCAAGCAGCAGAAGCGCGAGCTGGTCAAGCTGGTCGAGGCCACGCCCGGAAAGTAG
- a CDS encoding Tn3 family transposase: MTRTLASLQEEGMELNPEVLGGLSPYRTSHINRFGDYTLDLERKVAPLQFTEIVLEPHWTQIAEPRG; the protein is encoded by the coding sequence ATGACACGCACGTTGGCCAGCCTGCAGGAGGAGGGGATGGAGTTGAATCCCGAGGTTCTGGGCGGCTTGTCGCCGTATCGGACCAGCCACATCAATCGGTTCGGAGACTACACGCTCGACCTGGAACGTAAGGTCGCGCCTCTCCAATTCACCGAGATCGTTTTGGAGCCCCACTGGACGCAGATCGCCGAGCCGAGAGGGTAG
- a CDS encoding site-specific integrase has product MSDVDRYLEAATRQNTQRSYASALRHFEVEWGGHLPATPDSVARYLAEQAPKAAINTLKQRLAALAHWHAEHGFVDPTRTPLVRKVLKGIQTLHPRIEKQATPLQLAQLTQVVGWLDQATLAAQERADHAYALRAMRDKALVLLGFWRGFRGDELIRLQIEYLELVPEQGMICFLPRSKGDRQSAGNTYKVPALSRLCAVSATQAWVQAAALTQGPLFRRVDQWGNVGSQGLHPNSLIPLLRDLFQSAGLEAVGGYSSHSLRRGFAGWANDNGWDVKALMEYVGWRDVHSAMRYIQGRDPFARQRVEAGLQAAPPPALASAALPAPAATVSLTLRLLVSPFTPRGRGAGRARARIEAMCLSPFQAHRLDAEGSEYRLTMPVVDAADMDERMAMLLDEMHRVADNHHCFLEASVRAEDGRHWD; this is encoded by the coding sequence GTGAGCGATGTGGACCGCTACCTCGAAGCGGCCACGCGTCAGAACACGCAGCGCAGCTATGCCTCGGCGCTGCGCCACTTCGAGGTCGAATGGGGTGGCCATCTGCCGGCGACGCCCGATAGCGTGGCCCGCTATCTGGCCGAGCAGGCCCCCAAGGCAGCAATCAACACGCTGAAGCAACGACTGGCAGCACTGGCGCATTGGCACGCCGAGCACGGGTTCGTCGATCCCACGCGTACGCCGCTGGTACGCAAGGTCCTCAAGGGCATTCAGACGCTACACCCCCGAATCGAAAAGCAGGCCACGCCGTTGCAGCTGGCCCAGCTGACCCAAGTAGTCGGGTGGCTGGACCAAGCCACGCTGGCGGCCCAGGAGCGCGCCGACCACGCGTATGCCTTGCGTGCCATGCGCGACAAGGCGCTGGTGTTACTGGGCTTTTGGCGAGGATTCCGCGGCGATGAGTTGATCCGGCTGCAGATTGAGTACTTGGAACTGGTACCCGAGCAGGGAATGATCTGCTTCCTGCCGCGCAGCAAGGGCGACAGACAGTCGGCAGGCAATACGTACAAGGTGCCCGCTCTGTCGCGCTTGTGCGCGGTCAGTGCCACGCAGGCCTGGGTGCAGGCAGCCGCGCTAACTCAAGGCCCGCTGTTCCGGCGTGTCGATCAATGGGGCAACGTCGGCAGCCAAGGGTTGCATCCGAACAGCCTGATCCCCTTGCTGCGCGACCTGTTTCAGTCCGCAGGTCTGGAGGCCGTGGGAGGCTACAGCAGCCATTCCCTTCGCCGGGGCTTTGCGGGCTGGGCCAATGACAACGGCTGGGACGTGAAAGCCCTGATGGAGTACGTCGGATGGCGAGACGTGCACTCGGCCATGCGTTACATCCAGGGCCGCGATCCGTTCGCCCGCCAACGCGTTGAAGCCGGCCTCCAGGCCGCGCCGCCCCCCGCGCTCGCCTCGGCGGCGCTGCCAGCGCCGGCCGCGACCGTGAGCCTGACGCTGCGCCTGCTAGTGAGCCCGTTTACGCCCCGAGGCAGGGGCGCTGGCCGCGCTCGGGCACGCATTGAGGCGATGTGCCTATCCCCGTTTCAAGCCCATCGGCTTGATGCCGAGGGAAGCGAGTACCGACTCACGATGCCGGTGGTCGACGCCGCGGACATGGACGAGAGGATGGCCATGCTGCTGGATGAGATGCATCGCGTTGCCGATAACCACCACTGCTTTCTGGAAGCCTCCGTGCGCGCCGAGGACGGGCGTCACTGGGATTGA
- a CDS encoding MerR family transcriptional regulator, which translates to MKISQAAEASGCHLETIRYYERIGLLPQPGRTGSGYRVYEPADIERLRFITRGRDLGFSLEEIRSLLQLSGDDQMSCMDVDRLARSHLADIQARMEDLRRMARELERVIASCHGGQRAECTILSTLRQPAGCASAECCQA; encoded by the coding sequence ATGAAGATCAGTCAGGCCGCCGAGGCCAGTGGGTGCCATCTGGAAACCATCCGCTATTACGAGCGGATCGGCCTGTTACCCCAACCTGGTCGCACCGGCAGCGGGTATCGCGTTTACGAGCCTGCCGATATCGAGCGTTTGCGCTTCATTACCCGCGGCCGGGATCTGGGTTTCAGTCTGGAAGAGATCCGCAGCCTGCTGCAGTTGTCCGGGGACGACCAGATGTCCTGCATGGACGTAGATCGGCTGGCACGCAGTCATTTGGCTGATATCCAGGCCCGGATGGAGGATCTGCGCAGGATGGCCCGGGAACTGGAGCGGGTGATCGCCAGTTGCCATGGCGGACAACGTGCCGAGTGCACGATCCTCTCTACGCTGCGACAACCGGCCGGTTGCGCGTCGGCGGAGTGCTGCCAGGCGTGA
- a CDS encoding DUF3703 domain-containing protein: protein MLRSRLIRYAAYPALMGAVLAGTAAVLADGLPAWPTLAILATAGIAMVALLEWLQPYEPSWRHSQGDLKADLMHGAVNFGLLAGTAYGLHAFRGLLPAGSLWPTQWPLIGQMLLAGLVIDLGLYAMHRFSHRVRWAWKLHAIHHSAERLYWLNGERRHPLSALLMAGPGLGLTVALGAPPLVISAWLTLMSVQLAFQHANLDYRVGPLRRWLGVAEVHRWHHKRDYEDAQVNFGEFFMIWDRLCGTFLDRPETLRAGEVGLREETMPASYWAQMCWPFNEAPDQRDTAFAQYLWQGDQALQQGDLTTAYKRYELAHVLSQHRTRLHVRSHWAFARWAWQAHDMREMAGQLLRLMAAATLTWVWMPKGNTGGARVNALRTMPIPSELRNYMENTR, encoded by the coding sequence ATGTTGCGCTCACGCCTGATCCGGTATGCCGCGTATCCCGCCCTGATGGGCGCGGTTCTGGCCGGCACGGCCGCAGTATTGGCCGATGGCCTGCCGGCTTGGCCAACCTTGGCGATCCTGGCGACCGCGGGCATTGCCATGGTGGCGCTGCTGGAGTGGCTGCAGCCCTACGAGCCGTCATGGCGCCATAGCCAAGGCGACCTCAAAGCCGACTTGATGCATGGCGCCGTCAACTTTGGCCTGCTGGCCGGCACCGCCTATGGATTGCATGCCTTTCGCGGCCTGCTGCCCGCCGGCAGCCTATGGCCGACCCAGTGGCCCCTGATCGGGCAGATGCTGCTGGCGGGGCTGGTGATCGACTTGGGCCTGTATGCCATGCACCGCTTCAGTCATCGGGTGCGATGGGCATGGAAACTGCACGCTATCCACCACAGCGCTGAGCGCTTGTATTGGCTCAATGGAGAACGTCGTCACCCGTTGAGTGCACTGCTGATGGCCGGCCCGGGCTTGGGGTTGACTGTCGCCTTGGGTGCGCCGCCGCTGGTGATCAGTGCGTGGCTGACACTGATGAGTGTTCAACTGGCTTTCCAACACGCCAACTTGGACTACCGCGTTGGCCCGCTACGTCGCTGGCTAGGCGTGGCCGAAGTACATCGGTGGCATCACAAGCGTGACTATGAAGATGCCCAGGTCAACTTCGGCGAGTTCTTCATGATCTGGGATCGTCTGTGCGGCACCTTCCTTGATCGCCCTGAAACGCTGCGCGCCGGCGAGGTCGGGTTGCGCGAGGAAACGATGCCTGCCAGCTATTGGGCGCAGATGTGCTGGCCGTTTAACGAGGCTCCAGATCAACGGGATACGGCCTTTGCGCAATATCTTTGGCAAGGCGATCAAGCGCTACAACAAGGCGATCTCACGACGGCCTACAAACGGTACGAATTGGCCCACGTGCTCTCGCAGCACCGCACGCGCTTGCACGTGCGTAGTCATTGGGCGTTCGCAAGATGGGCGTGGCAAGCCCACGACATGCGCGAAATGGCTGGACAACTGCTGCGCCTGATGGCCGCTGCGACTCTGACATGGGTGTGGATGCCTAAAGGCAATACCGGTGGCGCTCGGGTAAACGCCTTGCGCACGATGCCGATTCCTTCAGAACTGCGTAATTACATGGAGAACACCCGATGA
- a CDS encoding cation diffusion facilitator family transporter, translated as MSDCGCHHEAKNAQERRVLWIALVLNAAMAVIGGIAGWIAHSTGLLADALDMLSDATAYAIGLVAIGRTARFKANAAWLSGSILLVLGIGVLVEVGRRVLQGAEPLSGWMIGTALLSLVVNVIVLRMLSPLKSGEVHLRATWLFTRADVVANIGVILAGVLVWWLANPYPDYVIGTLIGLYVIKEAIEILRDARRASTQVGKPTA; from the coding sequence ATGAGTGACTGTGGCTGCCATCACGAGGCCAAGAACGCCCAGGAGCGACGTGTACTGTGGATTGCCTTGGTCCTCAACGCGGCCATGGCCGTCATTGGTGGCATCGCCGGCTGGATTGCCCATTCCACAGGTCTGCTGGCTGACGCGCTGGATATGCTGTCTGATGCCACCGCGTACGCCATTGGATTGGTGGCCATCGGACGCACGGCCCGCTTCAAGGCCAATGCCGCTTGGCTCAGTGGCAGCATTCTGCTGGTGCTGGGTATTGGCGTGCTGGTGGAGGTCGGACGACGGGTACTACAGGGCGCCGAACCACTCAGCGGATGGATGATCGGCACCGCGCTGCTATCGCTTGTAGTCAACGTCATCGTGTTGCGCATGCTCTCGCCGCTGAAGTCCGGGGAGGTCCATCTGCGAGCAACGTGGCTGTTTACCCGAGCCGACGTGGTGGCCAACATCGGCGTCATTCTTGCGGGCGTACTGGTGTGGTGGCTGGCCAATCCCTATCCCGACTATGTGATTGGCACCCTTATCGGTTTGTACGTGATCAAGGAAGCCATCGAGATCCTGCGTGACGCACGTCGGGCCAGCACGCAAGTGGGCAAGCCGACCGCGTGA
- a CDS encoding TolC family protein — protein MQVRRAALAAWLLLGAGIPAWAVDPMTLDDAFDRVAQAHPDLRLVQARTAVLAAEHEGANQRPPWTLGAEVENALGTGDARGLDSAEFTVSLSSVLERGGKLDARRALAQSRIDALAVQREARRLDLLAETARRYLALVAADKAAKIAQVDIQQRQRTVAAARQRVQAGASPESVLLTAQAALARAELAQARASQQASAARQHLAALWGEREPVSAPVAGNPLALPAIGSLETLSSELQRSPELAQFVDERRIAEARLNLARTAGTSDLAWQVGVRRMQDTSDTALVGGISLPLGARSRAQPEIRAAEAELEVLSIEREAQGMALYSTLVEAHGRYTVARDEVARLQDDVLPKLTKAEQAAERAYRAGAISYLEWAQLQSERTAALQQQLDVALDAQRALIEIQRLTGQAMVASAAAATSGELTP, from the coding sequence ATGCAAGTGCGACGTGCGGCGCTGGCCGCTTGGTTGCTGCTGGGTGCAGGGATACCTGCCTGGGCGGTCGACCCCATGACATTGGACGACGCATTCGACCGCGTTGCCCAAGCCCATCCAGACCTGCGCCTGGTGCAGGCACGTACCGCGGTACTGGCGGCCGAGCACGAGGGCGCCAATCAGCGCCCGCCTTGGACATTGGGTGCCGAGGTGGAGAATGCCCTGGGTACCGGAGATGCGAGAGGCTTGGACAGCGCCGAGTTCACCGTGAGTCTGAGCTCGGTGCTGGAGCGAGGCGGGAAACTGGATGCGCGCAGGGCCCTGGCGCAGAGCCGCATCGATGCGCTGGCTGTTCAGCGGGAAGCTCGTCGGCTGGATCTGTTGGCTGAAACGGCGCGGCGCTATCTGGCATTGGTTGCAGCGGACAAGGCCGCCAAGATTGCCCAAGTCGATATCCAACAGCGCCAGCGTACCGTGGCCGCTGCTCGTCAACGTGTGCAGGCCGGCGCCTCACCCGAGTCGGTGCTGTTGACTGCACAGGCTGCCTTGGCAAGAGCCGAGCTGGCCCAAGCAAGGGCCTCCCAGCAAGCCAGCGCTGCACGCCAGCATCTGGCCGCCCTCTGGGGGGAGCGTGAACCCGTGTCGGCGCCGGTCGCTGGCAACCCGCTCGCACTACCGGCGATCGGTTCTCTGGAAACCCTTTCCTCAGAACTGCAGCGTTCTCCCGAGCTGGCCCAGTTTGTCGACGAGCGGCGCATTGCCGAAGCACGTTTGAATCTGGCTCGCACAGCAGGCACGTCGGATCTGGCTTGGCAAGTCGGCGTGCGTCGGATGCAGGACACAAGCGACACCGCGCTCGTGGGGGGCATCTCGCTGCCTTTGGGTGCTCGAAGCCGGGCGCAACCAGAGATTCGTGCCGCTGAGGCGGAGTTGGAAGTGCTTTCGATCGAACGTGAGGCGCAGGGAATGGCGTTGTATTCCACCCTGGTCGAAGCCCACGGCCGTTACACCGTCGCCCGTGACGAAGTGGCCCGTCTTCAAGACGATGTGCTGCCCAAGCTGACCAAGGCTGAGCAAGCGGCCGAGCGTGCATATCGCGCTGGGGCCATCAGCTATCTGGAATGGGCGCAGCTGCAGTCCGAAAGGACCGCAGCTCTGCAGCAACAACTGGACGTCGCGCTCGATGCGCAACGTGCCCTCATCGAAATCCAACGGCTCACCGGCCAGGCCATGGTTGCCTCTGCCGCTGCCGCCACCTCCGGAGAGTTGACCCCATGA